A window of Xylophilus sp. GW821-FHT01B05 contains these coding sequences:
- the fliF gene encoding flagellar basal-body MS-ring/collar protein FliF has translation MSAVAEIPVNSLTPAAPAWSRRLAALDRGQRMRLGLGVALLVAVVIIGLVMGRQADWRVLYANLADKDGGAIVAQLTTMNVPYKYAEGGGAILVPADRVHDVRLRLASQGLPKGSVAGFELMEGNRFGMTQFQERLNFQRGLEGELTRSIQSIASVDSARVHLALPNQNGFFREQQKPSASVLVTLRGGRTLDRAQIAGIVHLVASSVPEMNPTAVSVLDDSGKLLSNPPDGTPGSGGGDAQQLQYVQQLEALYSRRILDMLEPVVGRNNVKAQVTADVDFSQTESTSEQHRPNQTTDSGAVRSQQVVESTGPTSAQPTGVPGATTNQPPAQPAAPINGQAAPLTPGAAPATGGERRREAITNYEVDKTVKTVRGGSGNVRRLSAAVVVNYQAPAGKPGTTEPLSEQQLERMTALVRESIGFNKDRGDSVNLMNTPFQIEASDTTALPFWKQPEVLDLARSMAWPVGTLLLAALVLLGFVRPALKAVNRPPVPANTRLDALVEDMPPRAALAAPADGEPQLLAPTPEQLRLEDARQLARTNPTAVANIVKSWVSGDVPV, from the coding sequence ATGTCCGCCGTTGCCGAAATTCCCGTCAATTCCCTGACCCCGGCCGCTCCCGCCTGGTCGCGCCGCCTGGCCGCGCTGGACCGCGGGCAGCGCATGCGGCTCGGCCTGGGCGTGGCACTGCTGGTGGCCGTGGTCATCATCGGGCTGGTCATGGGCCGCCAGGCCGACTGGCGTGTGCTCTACGCCAACCTGGCTGATAAAGATGGCGGCGCCATCGTGGCGCAGCTCACCACCATGAACGTGCCCTACAAGTACGCCGAGGGCGGCGGCGCCATCCTGGTGCCGGCCGACCGGGTGCACGACGTGCGCCTGCGCCTGGCCTCGCAAGGCCTGCCCAAGGGCTCGGTGGCCGGCTTCGAGCTGATGGAGGGCAATCGCTTCGGCATGACCCAGTTCCAGGAGCGCCTGAACTTCCAGCGCGGCCTGGAGGGCGAGCTGACCCGCTCCATCCAGTCCATCGCATCCGTCGACAGCGCGCGCGTGCACCTGGCGCTGCCCAACCAGAACGGTTTCTTCCGCGAGCAGCAAAAGCCTTCGGCCTCGGTGCTGGTGACGCTGCGCGGCGGCCGCACACTGGACCGCGCCCAGATCGCCGGCATCGTGCACCTGGTGGCCTCCAGCGTGCCTGAGATGAACCCCACCGCCGTCAGCGTGCTCGACGACAGCGGCAAGCTGCTGTCCAACCCGCCCGACGGCACGCCCGGCTCGGGCGGTGGCGACGCGCAGCAACTGCAGTACGTGCAGCAGCTCGAAGCCCTCTACAGCCGCCGCATCCTCGACATGCTGGAGCCGGTGGTGGGCCGCAACAACGTCAAGGCGCAGGTCACGGCGGATGTGGACTTCTCGCAGACCGAATCCACCTCCGAGCAGCACCGCCCCAACCAGACCACCGACAGCGGCGCGGTGCGCAGCCAGCAGGTGGTGGAGAGCACTGGCCCGACCAGCGCACAGCCCACCGGCGTGCCTGGCGCCACCACCAACCAGCCGCCGGCCCAGCCTGCGGCTCCGATCAACGGCCAGGCCGCGCCACTCACGCCCGGCGCCGCACCGGCCACGGGCGGCGAGCGCCGGCGCGAGGCCATCACCAACTACGAGGTCGACAAGACGGTCAAGACCGTGCGCGGCGGTAGCGGCAACGTGCGCCGCCTGAGCGCGGCCGTGGTCGTCAACTACCAGGCGCCGGCAGGCAAGCCCGGCACGACCGAGCCGCTGTCGGAGCAGCAACTGGAGCGCATGACCGCACTGGTGCGCGAGAGCATCGGCTTCAACAAGGACCGTGGCGATTCGGTCAACCTGATGAACACGCCCTTCCAGATCGAGGCCTCGGACACCACCGCGCTGCCGTTCTGGAAACAGCCCGAGGTGCTGGACCTGGCCCGCAGCATGGCCTGGCCGGTGGGCACGCTGCTGTTGGCCGCACTGGTGCTGCTGGGCTTTGTGCGGCCCGCGCTGAAGGCGGTCAACCGCCCGCCGGTACCGGCCAACACCCGCCTGGATGCGCTGGTGGAAGACATGCCACCGCGTGCCGCGCTGGCGGCGCCGGCCGATGGCGAGCCGCAACTGCTGGCCCCGACCCCCGAGCAACTGCGCCTGGAAGACGCGCGCCAGCTTGCGCGTACCAACCCGACCGCGGTGGCCAACATCGTGAAGTCATGGGTCAGCGGCGACGTGCCGGTGTGA
- the fliE gene encoding flagellar hook-basal body complex protein FliE codes for MDLRITPSSVPLTSPAVAAARAAATQARQDVGSTTDGSFGGALKGALESVSAAQSQASGLQREVQMENPKVSLEETMVAIQKAQIGFQATMHVRNRMVQAYTDIMNMQV; via the coding sequence ATGGATCTTCGCATCACCCCCTCTTCCGTACCGCTCACCAGCCCCGCCGTCGCAGCGGCCCGCGCCGCTGCCACCCAGGCACGCCAGGACGTGGGCAGCACCACGGACGGCAGCTTCGGCGGCGCACTCAAGGGCGCGCTGGAATCGGTCAGCGCCGCACAGAGCCAGGCCAGCGGCCTGCAGCGCGAAGTGCAGATGGAAAACCCCAAGGTCAGCCTGGAAGAAACCATGGTCGCCATCCAGAAAGCCCAGATCGGCTTCCAGGCCACCATGCACGTGCGCAACCGCATGGTGCAGGCCTATACCGACATCATGAACATGCAGGTGTAG
- a CDS encoding flagellar protein FliT, with the protein MPGMLIDYYKAIEDSSRKMLDAAKARDWDEVVRYEGACAVLIEQLRYRAQEQELPPEHRSEKVRIMQRILRNDAEIRCLAEPWLSQFDQLMDGQPQMIH; encoded by the coding sequence ATGCCCGGGATGCTCATCGACTACTACAAAGCCATCGAAGACAGCAGCCGCAAGATGCTGGATGCAGCCAAGGCCCGCGACTGGGATGAAGTGGTGCGCTACGAAGGCGCCTGCGCCGTGCTGATCGAGCAACTGCGCTACCGCGCACAAGAGCAGGAACTGCCGCCCGAGCACCGCTCGGAGAAGGTGCGCATCATGCAGCGCATCCTGCGCAACGACGCCGAGATCCGCTGCCTGGCGGAACCCTGGTTGTCGCAGTTCGACCAACTCATGGACGGTCAGCCGCAAATGATCCATTGA
- the fliS gene encoding flagellar export chaperone FliS, with protein MFTPAHARAASTYRQASVEGASPHQLVSLLFEGLLQSLRMARTHLQRGDVAGKGEHITKAVRLIEEGLRMGLDDTDGGEIASNLRTLYDYSVRRLTIANLRNDDAPLAEVQSLIETVAEGWRGIAGSTGRAPQAALAAGRA; from the coding sequence ATGTTCACCCCAGCCCACGCCCGCGCAGCATCGACCTACCGCCAGGCCAGCGTCGAAGGCGCCAGCCCGCACCAGCTCGTCAGCCTGCTGTTCGAAGGCCTGCTTCAGTCCTTGCGCATGGCGCGCACCCACCTCCAGCGCGGCGACGTGGCTGGCAAGGGCGAGCACATCACCAAGGCCGTGCGCCTCATCGAAGAAGGCCTGCGCATGGGCCTGGACGACACCGATGGCGGCGAGATCGCCAGCAACCTGCGCACCCTCTATGACTACAGCGTGCGCCGGCTGACCATCGCCAACCTGCGCAACGACGACGCCCCGCTGGCCGAGGTGCAGTCCCTGATCGAAACCGTGGCCGAAGGCTGGCGCGGCATCGCTGGCAGCACGGGGCGTGCGCCCCAGGCAGCCCTGGCCGCAGGGAGGGCGTGA
- the fliD gene encoding flagellar filament capping protein FliD, whose amino-acid sequence MASISSIGIGSGLDVKSIVSQMVALEKQPLVALQSADATIQSKISTYGQIKSLVSTFADAAAKLTRDSGWNSMTVASTNSTAATATVSGITKPGSYSVTVSQLAQSQTSVSATAVTAGASMGAGTLTLQVGSGTAVNLEFAEGDKTSLADIAGKINDKNTGLVATVVSDSSGERLMLRSSATGASSAFTVTASGFSTDNATAALSFTQTQAAQDTKAKLNGMDITSATRNFDSVVSGLNFSVSQVSTSPVDITVTADTATTKQNIQDFVDAYNAINDLLSTSVKYDADTKTAGLLQGDSTAVGLQNTLRAALGSSTAGGAYATLSDIGISVIKDGNGKLGVDSTKLDAALKNKPDDLKNLFANSTSGSDGSNGVAVRLRTLTTSMLSFSGGLFSDKTDALTAADKRNQAEQDKVNARAAVVEARLNAQYTALDTKMASLTALNTYITQQVANWNKSS is encoded by the coding sequence ATGGCTAGCATCAGTTCAATAGGTATCGGTAGCGGACTGGACGTCAAGAGCATCGTCAGCCAGATGGTGGCGCTCGAGAAGCAGCCGCTGGTGGCGCTGCAAAGCGCCGATGCAACGATCCAGAGCAAGATATCCACCTACGGGCAGATCAAGTCGCTGGTGTCCACCTTCGCCGACGCGGCGGCCAAGCTCACGCGCGACAGCGGCTGGAACAGCATGACGGTGGCCTCGACCAACAGCACCGCGGCCACCGCCACGGTCAGCGGCATCACCAAGCCCGGCAGCTACAGCGTCACGGTGTCGCAACTGGCCCAATCGCAGACCAGCGTCTCGGCCACGGCTGTGACCGCAGGCGCCTCCATGGGGGCGGGCACGCTGACGCTGCAGGTGGGCTCAGGCACCGCAGTGAACCTGGAGTTCGCCGAGGGCGACAAGACCAGCCTGGCCGATATCGCCGGCAAGATCAACGACAAGAACACCGGCCTGGTGGCCACCGTGGTCTCCGACAGCTCGGGCGAGCGGCTGATGCTGCGCTCCTCGGCCACGGGCGCGAGCAGCGCCTTCACCGTAACGGCCAGCGGCTTCAGCACCGACAACGCCACCGCGGCCCTGAGCTTCACGCAGACCCAGGCGGCGCAGGACACCAAGGCCAAGCTCAACGGCATGGACATCACCTCGGCCACGCGCAACTTCGACAGCGTGGTGTCGGGCCTGAACTTCTCGGTCTCCCAGGTCAGCACCTCGCCGGTGGATATCACGGTGACGGCCGACACCGCCACGACCAAGCAGAACATCCAGGACTTCGTCGACGCCTACAACGCCATCAACGATCTGCTGTCGACCTCGGTCAAGTACGACGCCGACACCAAGACCGCCGGCCTGCTGCAGGGCGACTCCACCGCGGTCGGGCTGCAGAACACCTTGCGCGCGGCGCTGGGCTCGAGCACGGCGGGCGGCGCCTATGCCACGTTGTCGGACATCGGCATCTCCGTCATCAAGGACGGCAACGGCAAGCTGGGGGTGGATTCGACCAAGCTCGACGCGGCGCTCAAGAACAAGCCCGACGACCTGAAGAACCTGTTCGCCAACAGCACCAGCGGCAGCGACGGCAGCAATGGCGTGGCGGTGAGGCTCCGGACGCTCACCACCAGCATGCTGTCCTTCAGCGGCGGCCTGTTCAGCGACAAGACCGATGCGCTGACCGCGGCCGACAAGCGCAACCAAGCCGAGCAGGACAAGGTCAACGCCCGAGCAGCGGTGGTGGAGGCCCGGCTGAACGCGCAGTACACCGCGCTCGACACCAAGATGGCCTCGCTCACCGCGCTCAACACCTACATCACCCAGCAGGTCGCGAACTGGAACAAGAGTAGTTAA
- a CDS encoding flagellin, with amino-acid sequence MASTINTNVVSLNAQRNLGASQSSLATSMQRLSSGLRVNSAKDDAAGLAISERMNTQVKGLAVAARNANDGISLAQTAEGSLGKISDMLQRMRELAVQSGNATNSASDRKSLQAEVSQMSDEIDRVAKTTSFNGAKILDGSFAGAVFQVGANSGDNISTGSMGNAKTSALGQVAYGSASGAVTTVVAGSGGYGAEISGVTITVSGSPTITLGTIGAASSSSERVGQVIAAINAKTADTGLTAFLGDDGTTVQYRSDKVDANGAALTVSISGLTAATAGIADATVNATAAGSATLGIGVDDATGKRQLTVTTQADAWVALKKIDSAIDTVNSSRADLGALQSRFENAVSNIGVQSENISASRGRIVDADFASETANLSRSQILQQAGTAMVAQANQLPQSVLTLLRG; translated from the coding sequence ATGGCCTCAACCATCAATACCAACGTCGTTTCGCTCAATGCGCAGCGCAACCTGGGTGCATCCCAGTCGTCGCTGGCAACGTCCATGCAGCGCCTGTCTTCGGGCCTGCGCGTCAACAGCGCCAAGGACGATGCAGCTGGCTTGGCGATTTCCGAGCGCATGAACACCCAGGTCAAGGGCCTGGCGGTAGCCGCGCGCAATGCCAACGACGGCATTTCGCTGGCGCAGACGGCCGAAGGCTCGCTGGGCAAGATCAGCGACATGCTGCAGCGCATGCGTGAACTGGCCGTGCAGTCGGGCAATGCCACCAACAGCGCCAGCGACCGCAAGTCCCTGCAGGCAGAAGTGTCCCAGATGTCCGACGAAATCGACCGCGTCGCCAAGACCACCAGCTTCAACGGCGCCAAGATCCTCGACGGCTCCTTTGCGGGTGCCGTGTTCCAGGTGGGCGCCAACTCTGGCGACAACATCTCCACCGGCAGCATGGGCAACGCCAAGACCTCGGCCCTGGGCCAAGTGGCCTACGGTTCGGCCAGCGGTGCTGTTACTACGGTGGTGGCGGGTTCCGGCGGCTATGGCGCCGAAATCAGCGGCGTGACCATCACCGTCTCCGGCAGCCCGACGATCACGCTGGGCACCATCGGCGCGGCTTCGTCTTCTTCCGAGCGCGTCGGCCAGGTCATTGCCGCAATCAATGCCAAGACCGCCGATACCGGCCTGACCGCCTTCCTGGGCGATGACGGCACGACGGTGCAGTACCGCTCCGACAAGGTCGACGCCAACGGCGCAGCCCTGACGGTTTCGATCTCTGGCCTCACCGCCGCCACCGCCGGCATCGCCGATGCGACTGTCAACGCCACCGCCGCCGGCTCGGCCACCCTGGGTATCGGCGTGGATGACGCCACCGGCAAGCGCCAACTGACGGTGACCACCCAGGCCGACGCCTGGGTCGCCCTGAAGAAGATCGACTCGGCCATCGACACGGTCAACTCCTCGCGTGCCGACCTCGGTGCCCTGCAGAGCCGTTTCGAGAACGCCGTCAGCAACATCGGCGTGCAGAGCGAAAACATCTCGGCGTCGCGTGGTCGTATCGTCGACGCCGACTTCGCCAGTGAAACCGCCAACCTCTCGCGGTCCCAGATCCTGCAACAGGCTGGTACCGCGATGGTGGCCCAGGCCAACCAGCTGCCGCAGAGCGTGTTGACTCTGCTGCGCGGCTGA
- a CDS encoding flagellin has translation MASTINTNIVSLNAQRNLSASQTSLATSMQRLSSGLRVNSAKDDAAGLAISERMNTQVKGLAVAARNANDGISLAQTAEGALGKVGDMLQRMRELAVQAGNATNSASDRKSLQAEVSQLSDEIDRVAKTTTFNGQKLLNGSFAGAVFQVGSNSGDNITIGNLGNAKASDLGSVAYGTASGAVTTTAAGSGGYGAAISGVTITVSGSTPIMLSDIPAATSSSERVGQVIAAINAKTADTGLTAFLGDDGTTVEYRSDRVDANGNALTVTVSGLSATTAGIADASITAATTGSATLGIGVDDTTGKRQLTVATQADAWVALKKIDSAIDTVNSSRADLGAIQSRFETSIDNINVQSENMSAARGRIVDADFAAETANLSRAQILQQAGTAMVAQANQLPQSVLTLLRGGG, from the coding sequence ATGGCATCCACCATCAATACGAATATCGTTTCGCTCAATGCGCAGCGCAACCTGAGCGCCTCCCAGACTTCCCTCGCCACCTCCATGCAGCGCCTGTCCTCCGGACTTCGCGTCAACAGCGCCAAGGACGATGCGGCCGGCCTGGCGATTTCCGAGCGCATGAACACCCAGGTCAAGGGCCTGGCCGTGGCCGCGCGCAATGCCAACGACGGCATTTCGCTGGCGCAGACGGCCGAAGGCGCCCTGGGCAAGGTCGGCGACATGCTGCAGCGCATGCGCGAACTGGCGGTACAGGCAGGCAACGCCACCAACAGCGCCAGTGACCGCAAGTCCCTGCAGGCAGAAGTGTCCCAGCTGTCCGACGAAATCGACCGCGTCGCCAAGACCACCACCTTCAACGGCCAGAAGCTGCTGAACGGCAGTTTTGCCGGCGCGGTGTTCCAGGTCGGCTCCAACTCCGGCGACAACATCACCATCGGCAACCTGGGCAATGCCAAGGCCTCCGATCTGGGCAGCGTGGCCTACGGCACGGCCAGCGGCGCGGTCACCACCACGGCAGCGGGCTCGGGCGGCTATGGCGCGGCGATCAGCGGCGTGACCATCACCGTCTCTGGCAGCACGCCCATCATGCTGAGCGACATTCCAGCGGCAACCTCCTCCTCCGAGCGTGTTGGCCAGGTGATAGCCGCAATCAATGCCAAGACCGCCGATACCGGCCTGACCGCCTTCCTGGGCGATGACGGCACGACGGTGGAATACCGCTCCGACAGGGTCGACGCCAATGGCAACGCCCTGACAGTCACGGTCTCCGGCCTGAGCGCGACTACCGCCGGTATCGCCGATGCGAGCATCACCGCGGCCACCACTGGCTCGGCCACGCTGGGTATCGGCGTGGACGACACCACCGGCAAGCGCCAGTTGACGGTAGCCACCCAGGCCGACGCCTGGGTCGCCCTGAAGAAGATCGATTCGGCCATCGACACGGTCAACTCCTCGCGTGCCGACCTCGGTGCGATCCAGAGCCGTTTCGAGACCTCGATCGACAACATCAACGTGCAGAGCGAGAACATGTCCGCCGCCCGCGGCCGCATCGTGGACGCCGACTTTGCCGCAGAAACCGCCAACCTCTCGCGCGCCCAGATCCTGCAACAGGCCGGCACCGCGATGGTGGCCCAGGCCAACCAGTTGCCGCAGAGCGTGCTGACGCTGCTGCGCGGAGGCGGTTGA
- a CDS encoding glycosyltransferase, which yields MNSRLYRARKPQPYYIYAPDYADSSSGIAVLHYLCHALNLEGCDAFIALGSVVKHGLKTPLLTEADKEAHRRAGRMPIAVYPEIVTGNPLGADVCVRYMLNREGFLNGNRLEAGPADLFFYFSPEFAEPGTPPAQMELLTLPPNDMALFAPDPANPRGRKFLYLHRFAQERVDFTHLPPDIEILSNRTPVPLAELARLLQSADVLYSYERSATCTKAMLCGCPVVYLREGGLTTLPGQHLYGDCGAAMIDTPGGLEHARASVDRIRGFHARLEEVFWQQLERFVTLTQARADAVAPVLHWAQSRLPSQAQGRLMEARLQQHGGGPSICVFLRDLQGDSRRLEATLKSLVFGQGLYANLKIVVLTAAPVSGTTAADKIHLVQVEEGGYVEALNALAAQSDCDWLLLADAGDEFTRAGLLQVALRIIDAPQWRAVYADELRRLPGGGMGVALRPAFNLDLLLSLPASMARRWLVRRDVLLGVGGFDPAAAEALEFDLLLRLIDAGGIEGLGHVDEPLLTADAPVLADKPAERRVLQRHLEQRGYGSAEVHSTLPGRYRVEYGHAQQPLVSIIITARDPLPVLQRCVEGLLEKTRYPHYELLILDQGSEAADMRAWLDGVAAMGSEQVRVLRAAQALGTPAACNAAAREARGEYLLLLDPDTAVLHEDWLDALLNHAQRPEVGVVGAKLLRPDGRVQHAGLVLGLQGPAGHPFVGQPLDAGGYMHRLEVDQGYSAVAATCLMVRKSLYDEVGGFDEAAFQQAYGDVDLCLKVRSAGYLVVWTPHAMLMHEGPEPAEAAASEARHVAEEEMYARWLPSIARDPAYNRSLTLQGPGFELETAEPYTWRPLDWRPLPVVRAMAADENGCGHYRVIQPHQAMEREGLIQGVLGSAHLSPVQLERQAPDAIVFQRQLLDGQIEWMRKARKFSGAFKVYELDDYLPGIPLKSAHWGALPNDVLKSLRKALGHVDRFVVSTPALAEAFSGLHPDIRVVRNRLPPAWWAGLQGQRRRGARPRVGWAGGGGHRGDLELVADVVAELAGEVEWVFFGMCPEKLRPFVAEVHPGVPIAQYPAALARLDLDLALAPLEHNLFNECKSNLRLLEYGACGFPVVCSDVRCYSEDGLPVTRVKNRFKDWVAAIRMHLDDLDATARVGDELRAAVTRDWMLDGKNLLDWRAAWLPA from the coding sequence TTGAACAGCAGGCTCTATCGCGCACGCAAACCGCAGCCCTACTACATCTACGCGCCCGACTACGCCGACAGCTCGTCCGGCATCGCCGTGCTGCACTATCTCTGCCACGCGCTCAACCTTGAAGGCTGCGATGCCTTCATCGCGCTGGGGAGCGTCGTCAAGCACGGGCTCAAGACGCCGCTGCTGACCGAGGCCGACAAAGAGGCGCACCGCCGCGCCGGCCGCATGCCGATCGCGGTCTACCCGGAGATCGTGACCGGCAACCCGCTGGGCGCGGACGTCTGCGTGCGCTACATGCTCAACCGCGAGGGCTTCCTCAACGGCAACCGCCTGGAAGCCGGCCCGGCTGACCTGTTCTTCTACTTCTCGCCCGAGTTTGCCGAGCCCGGCACGCCGCCTGCGCAGATGGAGCTGCTCACGCTGCCGCCCAACGACATGGCGCTGTTCGCCCCCGATCCGGCCAACCCCCGGGGGCGCAAGTTCCTGTACCTGCACCGCTTTGCGCAGGAGCGGGTGGACTTCACGCACCTGCCGCCAGACATCGAGATCCTGTCCAACCGCACGCCCGTGCCGTTGGCGGAACTCGCGCGCCTGCTGCAGTCGGCGGACGTGCTCTACAGCTACGAGCGCTCCGCCACCTGCACCAAGGCCATGCTGTGCGGCTGCCCGGTGGTCTACCTGCGCGAGGGCGGGCTCACTACCCTGCCCGGGCAGCACCTCTACGGGGATTGCGGCGCCGCCATGATCGACACCCCGGGCGGCCTGGAGCACGCCCGTGCCTCGGTGGACCGGATCCGCGGCTTCCATGCCAGGCTGGAAGAGGTCTTCTGGCAGCAGCTCGAACGCTTCGTCACCCTCACCCAGGCGCGCGCGGATGCGGTAGCGCCTGTACTGCACTGGGCGCAATCCCGGCTGCCGAGCCAGGCCCAGGGCCGCCTCATGGAGGCCCGGCTGCAGCAGCACGGCGGCGGCCCGTCCATCTGCGTCTTCCTGCGCGACCTGCAGGGCGACAGCCGGCGGCTGGAAGCCACGCTCAAGAGCCTGGTGTTCGGCCAGGGCCTGTATGCCAATCTGAAGATCGTGGTGCTCACCGCCGCGCCGGTGTCCGGCACCACGGCGGCCGACAAGATCCACCTGGTGCAGGTGGAGGAGGGCGGCTACGTCGAGGCGCTCAATGCGCTTGCGGCGCAATCCGACTGCGACTGGCTGCTGCTGGCCGACGCGGGCGATGAATTCACACGCGCCGGCCTGCTGCAGGTGGCCCTGCGCATCATCGATGCGCCACAGTGGCGCGCGGTCTACGCCGACGAACTGCGCCGCCTGCCGGGCGGCGGCATGGGCGTGGCGCTGCGCCCGGCCTTCAACCTCGATCTGCTGCTGAGCCTGCCCGCCAGCATGGCGCGTCGCTGGCTGGTACGCCGCGACGTGCTGCTGGGCGTGGGCGGTTTCGACCCCGCGGCGGCCGAGGCGCTGGAATTCGACCTGCTCCTGCGCCTGATCGACGCCGGCGGCATCGAAGGGCTGGGGCACGTGGACGAGCCATTGCTCACCGCCGATGCGCCAGTGCTGGCCGACAAGCCGGCGGAGCGCCGTGTGCTGCAGCGCCACCTGGAGCAGCGCGGCTACGGCTCGGCCGAGGTGCATTCGACCCTGCCGGGCCGCTACCGCGTGGAATACGGCCATGCGCAGCAGCCTTTGGTCTCCATCATCATTACTGCGCGAGACCCGTTGCCCGTGCTCCAGCGCTGCGTTGAAGGCCTGCTGGAGAAGACGCGCTATCCGCACTACGAACTGCTGATCCTGGACCAGGGCAGCGAAGCCGCCGATATGCGCGCCTGGCTCGATGGCGTGGCCGCCATGGGCAGCGAGCAGGTGCGCGTGCTGCGCGCCGCGCAGGCCTTGGGTACGCCAGCCGCCTGCAATGCCGCCGCGCGCGAGGCGCGCGGCGAATACCTGCTGCTGCTGGACCCCGACACCGCCGTCCTGCACGAGGACTGGCTCGATGCCTTGCTCAACCACGCACAGCGGCCCGAGGTCGGCGTCGTCGGCGCCAAGCTGCTGCGGCCCGACGGCCGTGTTCAGCATGCGGGCCTGGTGCTTGGTTTGCAGGGGCCGGCCGGCCATCCCTTCGTGGGCCAGCCGCTGGATGCGGGCGGCTACATGCACCGGCTGGAGGTGGACCAGGGCTACAGCGCCGTTGCGGCGACCTGCCTCATGGTGCGCAAGTCGCTCTACGACGAGGTCGGCGGCTTTGACGAGGCGGCATTCCAGCAGGCCTACGGCGATGTCGACCTGTGCCTGAAGGTGCGCAGCGCGGGCTACCTCGTCGTCTGGACGCCCCATGCGATGCTGATGCACGAGGGCCCGGAGCCGGCAGAGGCCGCAGCTAGCGAGGCGCGCCATGTGGCCGAGGAAGAGATGTACGCGCGCTGGCTGCCGTCGATCGCGCGCGATCCGGCCTACAACCGCAGCCTCACGCTGCAGGGGCCGGGCTTCGAGCTGGAGACTGCAGAGCCATACACCTGGCGCCCACTCGATTGGCGCCCGCTGCCGGTGGTCCGCGCCATGGCTGCGGACGAGAATGGCTGCGGCCACTACCGCGTCATCCAGCCGCACCAGGCCATGGAGCGCGAAGGCTTGATCCAGGGCGTGCTCGGCTCGGCCCATCTGTCGCCTGTGCAACTGGAACGCCAGGCGCCCGACGCCATCGTCTTCCAGCGCCAACTGCTGGACGGCCAGATCGAATGGATGCGCAAGGCCCGCAAGTTCTCGGGCGCCTTCAAGGTCTATGAGCTGGACGACTACCTGCCCGGCATCCCGCTGAAAAGCGCCCATTGGGGCGCCCTGCCCAATGACGTGCTGAAGTCCTTGCGCAAGGCGCTGGGCCATGTGGACCGCTTCGTGGTGTCGACGCCGGCGCTGGCGGAGGCGTTCTCCGGCCTGCATCCCGACATCCGCGTGGTGCGCAACCGCTTGCCGCCGGCCTGGTGGGCGGGCCTGCAGGGCCAGCGGCGGCGCGGGGCCCGGCCACGCGTCGGCTGGGCCGGCGGCGGCGGGCACCGTGGCGATTTGGAACTGGTCGCCGATGTCGTGGCCGAGCTTGCCGGCGAGGTCGAATGGGTGTTCTTCGGAATGTGCCCCGAGAAGCTGCGGCCCTTTGTGGCCGAGGTGCATCCCGGCGTGCCCATTGCGCAGTACCCCGCAGCCCTGGCGAGGCTCGACCTTGACCTGGCGCTGGCGCCGCTCGAGCACAACCTGTTCAACGAGTGCAAGAGCAACCTGCGGCTGCTGGAATACGGCGCCTGCGGTTTTCCCGTGGTGTGCAGCGACGTGCGCTGCTACAGCGAGGACGGGCTGCCGGTCACCCGGGTCAAGAACCGCTTCAAGGACTGGGTCGCGGCCATCCGCATGCACCTGGATGACCTGGACGCCACAGCCCGGGTGGGCGACGAGTTGCGCGCGGCGGTCACGCGCGACTGGATGCTGGACGGCAAGAATCTGCTGGACTGGCGCGCGGCATGGCTGCCTGCATGA